A window of Solanum stenotomum isolate F172 chromosome 3, ASM1918654v1, whole genome shotgun sequence contains these coding sequences:
- the LOC125859254 gene encoding putative F-box protein At1g49610 produces the protein MPIQLGEELLNKLTPLEGSLPEETLFISLCCPPPTPKMLRNSKKRKVNLRKSKKQKVTEEEAPINKLPDAVLVKILSLLPTEEAFRTCVISKKWQTLSTLIYSFNFNCSEYQEREDLSFIHNALEHSRSSKIEKFELDLTECMDLCQLDYNLKFDFDFLVNRCCRFAIKRNVENLVLGFYSPEECPLPESLYTCSSLITLDVTLCCGFINDAVISWNSLKSITLGYVVFTDEDMVKLLSGCPSLETMELYRYDGFRRVEINSSTLKTLKLIDYGIPGVGYELDGVSGVRDELEIIAPYLQNLEISGDFLDVKCKLVDVSSLVNAKINYNNKCINHIPNVNEEHNCRDYHQVLYSLIQENLQKLCYATELTIGNWFTQVMCMLQFKRIPVSDFYCKYLTLQLHMKKFNLYGVAGFLRASPHVETLNIDMQTMELDDICNYVDNSRCNSELRDLAKGDNMDLQNCVSSLEFHNLKNVKIVISSKLCLKYHVKWGFKKLFKLSKFLLINASVLEKFIIISKRSSFIGSAATSFIPLFQFYRLCSDFEYIYVAESRGLLLILPYRKIKGTYPLTKRQSSS, from the exons ATGCCTATCCAACTTGGAGAAGAATTGCTTAACAAGCTAACGCCCCTTGAAGGATCGCTGCCTGAAGAAACCCTATTCATCTCTCTCTGTTGCCCACCaccaaccccaaaaatgttgAGAAATTCGAAGAAGCGAAAGGTGAATTTGAGAAAATCGAAGAAGCAAAAGGTAACAGAGGAAGAAGCACCAATCAATAAGTTGCCAGATGCAGTCCTCGTAAAAATTCTCTCACTTCTGCCAACAGAGGAAGCATTCAGAACTTGTGTTATCTCTAAAAAGTGGCAAACTCTCTCAACTTTAATTTATAGCTTCAATTTCAATTGTTCAGAATACCAGGAAAGAGAAGATTTATCATTTATTCATAATGCATTAGAACATTCCCGCTCTTCCAAAATCGAAAAGTTCGAACTCGACTTAACTGAATGCATGGACTTGTGTCAATTAGACtacaatttgaagtttgattttgatttcctAGTCAATCGTTGTTGTAGATTTGCTATTAAGAGAAATGTGGAAAATCTTGTATTGGGTTTTTATAGTCCTGAAGAGTGCCCATTGCCTGAATCTCTCTACACCTGTTCGTCATTGATAACTTTAGATGTTACGCTATGTTGTGGCTTTATTAATGATGCGGTCATTTCGTGGAACTCTCTAAAGAGCATAACATTGGGGTATGTGGTGTTTACCGATGAGGACATGGTGAAATTACTGTCAGGCTGTCCTTCATTGGAAACAATGGAATTATATAGGTATGACGGTTTCCGTCGCGTGGAAATtaattcatcaacattaaaGACACTGAAGCTGATAGATTATGGGATTCCTGGAGTTGGATATGAATTAGATGGGGTTTCTGGAGTTAGAGATGAATTAGAAATTATTGCCCCGTATCTTCAGAATTTGGAAATATCAGGAGATTTTCTTGATGTCAAGTGTAAACTTGTTGATGTCTCTTCTCTAGTTAATGCTAAGATTAATTACAACAATAAATGTATCAATCACATCCCAAATGTTAATGAAGAACACAACTGCCGTGACTATCATCAAGTATTATATTCCCTCATCCAAGAAAATCTTCAAAAGTTATGTTATGCAACTGAGCTAACAATTGGAAATTGGTTCACACAG GTCATGTGCATGTTGCAGTTCAAACGGATTCCCGTTTCAGATTTTTACTGCAAATATCTAACCCTGCAGTTGCATATGAAAAAGTTTAATTTGTATGGAGTAGCTGGTTTTTTGAGAGCCTCGCCTCATGTGGAAACACTCAACATAGACATGCAAACTATGGAG TTAGATGATATTTGCAACTATGTTGACAATTCACGCTGCAACTCTGAGTTACGTGATTTGGCCAAAGGAGATAATATGGATTTGCAGAATTGTGTTTCAAGCCTTGAGTTTCACAACCTCAAGAATGTTAAGATTGTCATCTCATCGAAGCTATGCTTGAAGTATCATGTCAAATGGGGCTTTAAGAAGCTattcaaactttcaaaatttctgTTAATCAATGCATCCGTTTTGGAGAAGTTCATTATCATATCAAAGAGAAGCAG TTTTATCGGCTCTGCAGCGACTTCATTTATTCCTCTGTTCCAGTTTTATCGGCTTTGCAGCGACTTTGAGTAT ATTTATGTAGCCGAGTCACGTGGGCTTCTTCTTATACTCCCTTACCGGAAGATAAAGGGAACTTATCCTCTTACAAAGAGACAAAGTAGTAGCTGA